In Quercus lobata isolate SW786 chromosome 12, ValleyOak3.0 Primary Assembly, whole genome shotgun sequence, a genomic segment contains:
- the LOC115970992 gene encoding TELO2-interacting protein 1 homolog isoform X3, whose translation MVVVLKKLTYGALLSPFEASEEFREGVIKCFRALLSSVLPCPDMCCACKQIRGLPTLLESRSMETSLCRSLKYHSESQECLLLFLQSQTASAAVGHWLSLLLKAADTEATQGHRGSAKLRIEAFTALRVLVAKVGTADALAFFLPGVVSQFSKVFHASKTMISGAAGSVEAINQAIRGLAEYLMIVLHDDANLDGLDTSIDFIDEFNSSKYKSAQSFLEELRSLPDKAQGKGKIVAEDSSKAINIVTAKSEFKEERTTGSGKGIGSLQVNRTKDWIENTSAHIDKLLGATFPHICVHPSKKVRQGLLAAIRGLLSECSRTLKKSRLMLLECLCVLAVDDSDEVSSASQEFLDDLFLLCGKNNLEHDVGEIFRRLIEKLPKVVLGREESLALSHAQQLLVVIYYSGPQLVVDHLLHSAVSAAQFLDVLAVCLSQNSLFAGSLDKLISTRRSSVGYLPSLAELKAGTNFTSNYLTIMSATPFENSMGTDIREKVVEYPPENVQKSFEIPRMPPWFVSVGSPKLYQALAGILRLVGLSLLADIRSEGQLSLITDVPLGYLRKLISEIRVKEYNNESWQSWYNRTGSGQLLRQASTAVCILNEMIFGLSDQAFHILTRMFHNSMAKREEAQEFDAGLANGQHHKTECSLPNESVWKVSQDKGVRSNLIDCVGRILHEYLSPEVWDLPVEHNSSLIHLDGEDEDISLHLFRDTAMLQQVIVDGIGIFNICLGRDFASSGFLHSSLYLLLENLISSNFEVRSAADAVLHVFSTTSGYPTVGHLVLENPDYVIDSICRQLRHLDLNPHVPNVLAAMLSYIGVAQRILPLLEEPMRSVSVELEILGRHQHPDLTIPFLKALAELAKASKHEACSLPTKAESYFMHVKSIISDVRKKARIGSKLCSISSSDDDYYMSQMESEQLESISFNLNDSKRYRRTVGSIAGSCITAATPLLASTKQAACLVALDIIEGGMVALAKVEEAYRHEKETKEAIEEVIRSCSVYQLQDTLDAADEGTDENRLLPAMNKIWPFLVVCIRNRNPVAVRRCLSVISNVVQICGGDFFSRRFHTDGHHIWKFLTMSPFRKNANLKQERTPLKLPYRSTSISPEESVSELTNLKVQIAVLNMIADLSKNRKSASALEVVLKKVSGIVVGIACSSFVRLQDATLNALLGLASIDPDLIWLLLADVYYSMKRKDMPSPPIPNLPVIGQILPPPSSPKEFLYVQYGGQSFDIEFSSVETVFKKLHSQAFTDQMCS comes from the exons ATGGTTGTGGTGCTAAAAAAATTGACTTATGGTGCTTTGCTTTCTCCTTTTGAGGCTTCAGAAGAGTTCCGCGAAGGAGTAATTAAGTGTTTTAGGGCTCTGCTTTCTAGTGTACTCCCATGCCCTGATATGTGTTGCGCATGTAAACAAATTCGTGGTTTGCCTACACTATTAGAAAGCAGGTCTATGGAAACTTCACTCTGTAGATCTTTGAAGTATCATTCAGAATCACAAGAATGCTTGCTTCTATTTCTACAGTCTCAAACTGCTTCCGCTGCTGTTGGACATTGGCTGTCGCTTCTTCTCAAA GCTGCAGATACAGAGGCTACCCAAGGACATCGGGGTAGTGCAAAGCTCCGCATTGAAGCCTTTACAGCCTTACGTGTGCTTGTTGCTAAG GTGGGTACTGCAGATGCATTAGCATTCTTCTTACCAGGTGTTGTTAGTCAATTTTCCAAAGTATTTCATGCCTCAAAAACAATGATAAGTGGGGCTGCTGGAAGTGTTGAAGCTATTAACCAAGCTATTAGAGGGTTAGCTGAGTATCTGATGATCGTCCTTCATGATGATGCTAATTTAGATGGCCTTGATACATCAATAGATTTTATTGATGAATTTAATTCAAGTAAGTATAAATCTGCGCAATCTTTTCTGGAGGAGCTTCGCAGTTTGCCAGATAAAGCTCAAGGGAAAGGGAAAATAGTAGCAGAAGATTCCAGCAAAGCAATAAATATAGTTACTGCCAAATCTGAATTCAAAGAGGAGAGAACCACTGGTTCTGGCAAGGGGATTGGATCTTTGCAAGTGAATCGTACAAAAGATTGGATTGAGAATACTTCAGCACACATTGATAAACTTTTAGGTGCAACTTTTCCACAT ATTTGTGTTCATCCATCGAAAAAGGTGAGACAAGGACTCCTAGCTGCCATACGAGGGCTATTATCAGAGTGCAGCCGCACGCTGAAGAAGAGCAGGCTGATGCTTCTG GAGTGCCTGTGTGTTTTGGCCGTTGATGATTCTGATGAGGTGTCTTCGGCTTCACAAGAGTTCCttgatgatttgtttttgttatgtggGAAAAATAATTTAGAGCATGACGTTGGTGAGATCTTTAGAAG GCTGATTGAAAAGCTCCCAAAAGTGGTGCTTGGGAGAGAAGAGTCACTCGCACTATCACATGCTCAGCAGTTACTTGTTGTAATATATTACTCTGGTCCTCAGCTTGTGGTGGATCACCTCCTTCATTCTGCT GTTTCAGCTGCTCAGTTCTTGGATGTCTTAGCTGTCTGTCTGAGCCAGAATTCTTTGTTTGCTGGTTCTCTTGACAAGCTTATTTCTACAAGGCGATCCTCAGTTGGATACCTTCCATCTCTTGCTGAGTTGAAAGCTGGAACTAACTTCACCAGTAATTACCTCACTATCATGAGTGCAACTCcatttgaaaattcaatgggCACAGATATTCGGGAAAAAGTTGTAGAATATCCCCCGGAAAATGTACAGAAAAGTTTTGAGATTCCACGAATGCCCCCATGGTTTGTTTCTGTTGGCAGTCCAAAACTATACCAGGCTCTTGCAGGAATTCTTAGACTTGTCGGTCTATCTTTATTAGCAG ACATAAGGAGTGAAGGTCAGTTGTCACTTATCACTGATGTTCCGCTGGGTTACTTGCGTAAATTGATCTCTGAGATTCGTGTGAAGGAGTACAATAATGAGAGCTGGCAGTCTTGGTATAATAGAACTGGTTCAGGACAATTGCTGCGCCAGGCAAGCACTGCAGTATGTATCCTAAATGAGATGATATTTGGTCTATCAGATCAAGCATTTCACATCTTGACAAGGATGTTTCACAACTCTATGGCAAAAAGGGAAGAGGCTCAGGAGTTTGATGCAGGACTTGCTAATGGTCAACATCACAAAACTGAATGTTCTTTGCCTAATGAATCTGTTTGGAAGGTGTCTCAGGATAAAGGTGTAAGGagtaatttgattgattgtgttgGTAGAATCTTACATGAGTATCTATCTCCTGAAGTGTGGGATCTTCCAGTAGAACATAACTCTTCTCTTATACATCTTGATGGTGAAGATGAAGATATTAGTTTACACTTGTTCCGTGACACTGCTATGCTACAACAG GTTATAGTTGATGGAATAGGAATCTTTAATATATGCCTTGGAAGAGACTTTGCTTCCAGTGgatttcttcattcatctctttATCTGTTGCTTGAGAATCtgatttcttcaaattttgagGTTAGGAGTGCTGCTGATGCTGTCTTACATGTCTTTTCCACTACATCTGGCTATCCAACG GTTGGGCACTTAGTTTTGGAAAATCCAGACTATGTGATTGATTCCATATGTCGACAATTACGCCATTTGGATCTTAATCCTCATGTTCCAAATGTGCTTGCTGCTATGCTTTCCTATATTGGAGTAGCTCAGAGAATATTGCCTCTATTGGAAGAACCG ATGCGCTCTGTTTCAGTGGAGCTTGAGATTCTTGGCAGGCATCAACATCCTGATTTAACGATTCCCTTTTTaaag gCCCTAGCAGAACTTGCCAAGGCATCAAAGCATGAGGCGTGCTCATTGCCCACTAAGGCAGAGTCTTATTTTATGCATGTGAAGTCTATAATCTCTGATGTGAGGAAGAAAGCAAGAATAGGATCCAAACTATGCTCTATATCATCTTCTGATGACGATTATTATATGTCTCAGATGGAATCAG AGCAATTGGAGAGCATTTCGTTCAACTTGAATGATTCCAAAAGATATAGAAGAACAGTTGGATCTATTGCAGGTTCATGTATAACAGCTGCTACTCCTCTATTGGCTTCAACAAAGCAAGCAGCATGCTTGGTTGCACTAGATATAATTGAG GGTGGCATGGTGGCACTGGCAAAAGTGGAAGAAGCCTATAGGCATGAGAAGGAAACTAAGGAAGCAATTGAAGAGGTGATTCGGTCATGCTCAGTATATCAGCTTCAAGATACTCTAGATGCTGCTGATGAAGGGACTGACGAGAACAGGTTGCTTCCGGCAATGAATAAAATATGGCCCTTCTTGGTTGTTTGTATTCGAAATAGAAACCCAGTG GCTGTTAGGAGATGTTTAAGTGTCATAAGCAACGTGGTGCAAATCTGTGGTGGAGATTTCTTTTCACGCCGATTCCATACTGATGGGCACCACATCTGGAAATTTCTAACTATGTCCCCATTTCGGAAAAACGCCAATCTAAAACAAGAAAGAACTCCATTAAAACTTCCATATAGAAGTACTTCCATTTCTCCGGAGGAGTCGGTGTCTGAACTAACCAATTTGAAAGTCCAAATTGCAGTGCTCAATATGATTGCTGATTTGTCAAAAAACAGGAAGAGTGCTTCAGCACTGGAAGTAGTTCTCAAGAAGGTCAGTGGTATTGTAGTGGGGATAGCTTGTAGCAGTTTTGTTAGGCTTCAAGATGCAACTCTGAATGCCCTTCTTGGACTTGCATCTATTGACCCTGATCTTATATGGCTTCTTTTAGCTGATGTTTACTACTCTATGAAGAGAAAAGATATGCCTTCACCGCCCATCCCAAATTTACCAGTGATTGGTCAAATTTTGCCCCCTCCCTCATCTCCTAAAGAATTCCTTTATGTGCAGTATGGAGGACAGAGTTTTGATATTGAATTCTCTTCTGTTGAAACTGTTTTCAAGAAACTGCATTCTCAAGCTTTTACTGACCAAATGTGCAGTTAG